The Synechococcus sp. CC9605 sequence GCAAAGCAGCCTTAAGCATCCGCTGGAAGCAGCTGGCATCCGCCAGGCCAAGTGCAATCGATCGATCCCCTGCGGATTGATCCACCACCAACACGTAGGACTCCTGCGGCGCCTCCGCCTCCCGCGGGGGGTTGACCTTGCTGAGCCGCTGCTCGCACCACAGCCGTTGCAGAGCGCGTGCGCGGTTGGCCTCAGTCACCGTGATCGGCGCCGCAATCAACTGCTCGATCCGACTCGGGGCCGTTGCATCGAAATGCACCCCCAGCTCATCCACCAGCAGAGCGAGCGGTGGATGCTCCCGGCCCTTGGCCACCGAGCGAAGGAGACCGTCCTCGAGGTGCCACACCGGTAGATCCCACTGTCGAGCCAGTCGCTCGACCCGCAACGCACTGGGTCGCCGCCCCCAGGCCAACAAAACATCCACATCGCGGCGGCGGCCCGGCACCAAACGGTCCGGTGACAGCAGCTGCGCCAATGTGCGGTGCGCGAGCATCCCCCGGGCCGGAACCCCGAGTCGCAGAGCAGCAGGCCTGGTCATCGGGTAAGACAGGTCGCACTGAATCCTCACCGATGGCAGTCCCCCGTGGCGCGCTGGCCCTGATCCCCGCCCGTGGTGGATCCAAAGGAATTCCAGGCAAAAACCTTCTAACGGTGGGAGGGGTGCCCCTTGTCTGCCGCAGCATCCGTGCAGCCCTCGCCAGCAACGGCGTGGGGCGGGTGGTGGTGAGCACGGACGACGAAGCCATTGCAGCCGCAGCCGAAACCGAAGGGGCCGAGGTCATCCGGAGGCCGGCGGAGATCGCCGGCGACACCGCCAGTTCTGAATCGGCGCTGTTGCATGCCCTGGATGTTCTGGAAAAGCAGGGCCCTCTCGAAACCGAGCTGGTGTTCCTGCAATGCACATCCCCCTTCACGACAGGAGCCCAGATCGATGCCGTGCTGGCCGCACTCCATGGAAGGGGCAGCAACAGCAGCTTCTCTGTCACGCCTTGGCATGGCTTCCTCTGGCGGGCCGATGGGCGAGGCATCAACCACGACCCTGCGTTGCTCCGCCAACGTCGGCAGGACCTCGAACCAGCTTTTCTGGAAACCGGCGCGATCTACGCCATGGCCATCACGGCCTTCCGGCGCTGTGGCAGCCGCTTCTGCCCACCAACAAGCCCAGTGGTGCTGCAGGAGGTGGGACCAGAAATTGACACGCCCGAGGATCTGGCCCTCTGCCGCAGCATCGCGGCCCAGAAAGGCGAGTAATTTTGCCCAGCAAGGTTTCGGAGTCGATGGCGCCCGCAGAATCCAAGCGCCTCGTTGGCCGCAAGATTGCGGCCGTCGCCTGCTTCGACTCCTTCGGCAAGCTGGCGATGACCATGCTGGCGTCCTGCCGGCGGGAGGGTGCCGATGTCACCTTGCTGCTGCTGGAGCTGAACAACCGGGCCCTCTCCAGGCGGCAACGCCTCGAAATTCGGCGGATCGACCCGAAAATCCGCATCGAAAAACACAGCTGGAACGACCTGCGTCAGCTCTGCGGCGCCATGCCGGGGAATGTCGACGCTCTGATCCTGGGCCTGGATGGCCAACGCAGCCGCGATGCGCTGCTGCAACTGAAAAACATCTGGGTGGATCAGGACCAACGCCCACGCCTGATTGGCGCTTACCCAGGAATCCTGTTCCGCTTCGGCCTCGAGGGAATGATGGATCGTTCAGGCGCTGACCTGCTCTGTCTCAACAGTGCAGACGATTTGGCCCTTTACGGCCGTGGCCGCAAGGCCCTGGGCCTTGATAGCAGCAATGCCGTGGTCACTGGACTGCCGATTCTCTGGCAAACGAAGCCGCGTTCTGAAACACCGGACACCCCCTCGATCGTGTTTTTTGAACAGCCTTCGATTCCGGTGCACCCACTGCAGCGCAGGTTCCTCTGTGATCAGATCAAGGAGCTTGCCGAAGCCTGGCCCGATCACCCCGTGATCTTCAAACCCCGAACGTCGAGCATCGAGAGCACCCTGCATCGACGCCACGGGGAGATGGCCAGCGTGATCGACAAGATGACGCGCGATCAGCCAAATCTGAAACTCAGTTTCAAGCCCGCCACTCGACTTCTGCGCCAGTGCGGCTGCGCCATCACCGTCTCTTCCACAGCTGCCATGGAATCCATGGCGATGGGAATCAGCACCCGCATTGTCGGTGATCTGGGGGTGACCGAAACCCTCGGCAACCATTTTTTCGCCAGTTCGGGCGCCATCGCCAGTTTCGCTGCGATCAAAGCAAACCCCTTCGAGCTTATCCACGACGTTCATTGGCTCGAACAGCAGGGCTTGCAGCGCGACGGTGAGGATCGCTTCATCACGGCTCTGGTTGACAAGCTGACCAGACCGGCAGCCCCCCTCGGCGTGCTCAATCATGGCCCTCTGAGCTGGGGCAGCAGTGCCTGGCAGAAGGCTGCGT is a genomic window containing:
- a CDS encoding cytidylyltransferase domain-containing protein, with amino-acid sequence MAVPRGALALIPARGGSKGIPGKNLLTVGGVPLVCRSIRAALASNGVGRVVVSTDDEAIAAAAETEGAEVIRRPAEIAGDTASSESALLHALDVLEKQGPLETELVFLQCTSPFTTGAQIDAVLAALHGRGSNSSFSVTPWHGFLWRADGRGINHDPALLRQRRQDLEPAFLETGAIYAMAITAFRRCGSRFCPPTSPVVLQEVGPEIDTPEDLALCRSIAAQKGE
- a CDS encoding DUF6716 putative glycosyltransferase; this translates as MAPAESKRLVGRKIAAVACFDSFGKLAMTMLASCRREGADVTLLLLELNNRALSRRQRLEIRRIDPKIRIEKHSWNDLRQLCGAMPGNVDALILGLDGQRSRDALLQLKNIWVDQDQRPRLIGAYPGILFRFGLEGMMDRSGADLLCLNSADDLALYGRGRKALGLDSSNAVVTGLPILWQTKPRSETPDTPSIVFFEQPSIPVHPLQRRFLCDQIKELAEAWPDHPVIFKPRTSSIESTLHRRHGEMASVIDKMTRDQPNLKLSFKPATRLLRQCGCAITVSSTAAMESMAMGISTRIVGDLGVTETLGNHFFASSGAIASFAAIKANPFELIHDVHWLEQQGLQRDGEDRFITALVDKLTRPAAPLGVLNHGPLSWGSSAWQKAALKNGGRRMLSSGGARSSQRKRHRTRRIVRSLRDGVVGFGWLSKLLRER